A window from Pyrococcus yayanosii CH1 encodes these proteins:
- a CDS encoding IGHMBP2 family helicase — MVSIKGFVNKLKELVEIEREAEIEAMRLEMRRLSGREREKLGRAILGLNGKVVGEELGYFLVRYGREREIKTEISVGDLVVISKRDPLKSDLVGTVVEKGKRFITVALETVPEWALKGIRLDLYANDITFRRWLENLDNLREGGRKALEFYLGLREPEKSEPVEFEPIDKRLNASQKKAVSLALGSSDFFLIHGPFGTGKTRTLAELIRQEVKRGNKVLATAESNVAVDNLVERLAELNVVRIGHPSRVSKHLHETTLAYQMTRHELYGELRELLVTAQGLAEKRDTYTKPLPKFRRGLSDNEILRLAERGIGARGVPARLIREMAEWIKLNRQVQKAFDEARKLEERIAREIIREADVVLTTNSSAALEILDVADFDVAVIDEATQATIPSILIPINRVERFILAGDHRQLPPTILSLEAQALSKTLFEGLIERYPEKSAMLNIQYRMNERLMAFPSREFYEGKIIADESVKNITLADLGVKEPGFSEPWAEILRPENVLVFIDTAHRHDKWERQRRGSESRENPLEAKIVATIVGKLIEMGVKPEWIGVITPYDDQRDLISLNVPEDVEVKTVDGYQGREKEVIILSLVRSNERGEIGFLRDLRRLNVSLTRAKRKLIIVGDSATLSSHPTYKRLVEFVKEKGKLVDARELRGV, encoded by the coding sequence ATGGTGAGCATAAAGGGATTCGTAAACAAGCTAAAAGAACTCGTTGAAATCGAGAGAGAGGCTGAAATAGAGGCCATGAGGTTAGAGATGAGAAGGCTGAGTGGAAGGGAGAGGGAAAAGCTTGGTAGGGCGATTCTCGGCCTCAACGGGAAGGTGGTGGGTGAAGAACTTGGTTATTTTCTCGTCAGATACGGCCGCGAGAGAGAGATAAAGACAGAAATAAGCGTTGGCGATTTGGTAGTAATCAGCAAGAGAGACCCACTGAAGAGCGACCTCGTGGGGACGGTTGTCGAAAAGGGAAAGCGCTTCATAACCGTCGCCCTCGAAACCGTGCCGGAATGGGCTCTCAAGGGAATCCGGCTTGACCTCTACGCCAACGACATAACCTTTAGGCGCTGGCTTGAGAACCTTGACAACCTGAGGGAGGGTGGAAGAAAGGCCCTAGAGTTCTATCTTGGCCTCAGGGAACCGGAAAAAAGTGAACCTGTCGAGTTCGAGCCAATAGATAAGAGGCTGAACGCGAGCCAGAAAAAAGCTGTAAGCCTCGCCCTTGGAAGCTCCGACTTCTTCCTCATCCACGGCCCATTCGGGACCGGGAAGACAAGAACCCTAGCAGAGCTAATCAGGCAGGAAGTAAAGCGCGGCAACAAGGTTCTAGCGACGGCAGAGAGCAACGTCGCCGTGGACAACCTAGTCGAGAGGCTGGCAGAGTTGAATGTCGTCCGCATCGGGCATCCTAGCCGAGTGTCGAAGCACCTCCATGAGACGACCCTCGCCTATCAGATGACCCGGCACGAGCTTTATGGTGAACTGAGGGAGCTTCTCGTAACGGCCCAGGGGCTCGCGGAGAAGAGGGACACTTACACGAAGCCGCTGCCTAAGTTCAGGCGCGGCCTGAGCGACAACGAAATACTCAGGCTTGCTGAGAGGGGGATAGGGGCAAGGGGTGTCCCTGCACGTTTGATAAGGGAGATGGCGGAATGGATAAAGCTCAACCGGCAGGTCCAAAAGGCCTTCGATGAGGCGAGAAAGCTTGAGGAGAGGATAGCGCGGGAAATTATAAGGGAGGCCGATGTTGTCCTGACGACGAACTCCTCGGCCGCTCTTGAAATCCTTGACGTGGCTGACTTCGATGTTGCCGTCATAGACGAGGCAACGCAGGCAACCATACCGAGCATACTGATTCCGATAAACAGGGTGGAGCGGTTCATACTTGCGGGTGACCACAGGCAACTGCCCCCAACCATCCTCAGCCTTGAGGCCCAAGCCCTCTCCAAAACTCTCTTCGAGGGGCTCATAGAACGCTACCCCGAGAAGAGTGCCATGCTGAACATCCAATACAGGATGAACGAGCGCCTAATGGCCTTTCCAAGTAGGGAGTTCTACGAGGGAAAAATAATCGCCGACGAGAGCGTCAAGAATATAACGCTCGCCGACCTGGGCGTTAAGGAGCCAGGGTTCAGCGAACCCTGGGCCGAAATACTAAGGCCGGAGAACGTCCTCGTGTTCATAGACACGGCTCATAGGCATGACAAGTGGGAGAGACAAAGGAGGGGAAGTGAATCGAGGGAAAACCCGCTTGAGGCCAAGATAGTTGCGACAATCGTCGGGAAGCTCATCGAGATGGGAGTTAAGCCAGAGTGGATAGGCGTCATAACTCCCTACGATGACCAGAGGGACCTGATAAGCCTAAACGTTCCGGAAGATGTTGAGGTCAAGACGGTTGACGGTTATCAGGGGAGGGAGAAGGAGGTTATAATACTCTCGCTCGTTCGCTCCAATGAGAGGGGCGAGATTGGATTCCTCAGGGATTTAAGGAGACTGAACGTCTCCCTGACAAGAGCCAAAAGGAAGCTCATAATCGTGGGTGACTCCGCGACCTTAAGCTCCCACCCGACCTACAAAAGGCTCGTGGAGTTCGTGAAGGAGAAGGGCAAGCTCGTGGACGCGAGAGAGTTGAGGGGGGTGTAA
- a CDS encoding amidohydrolase family protein, with translation MVVEMVFEYHWTVPELNLKKHRKIDAHAHIQELGDPFNVGITERDMLRLMEEYSIELAVISDVDNEKIMRIVRGNPDRFIGIYWANPRAESPKEAEDNIINSGFRGIKLHPLLHMFRPSSVRVRKIVEIAGKLGIPVFIHTGHAPTSLPSQVARLVKDFPDVKFVFVHMGHGNAYYIQEAIDIGKELDNVYLETSGMPMSSKIAEAYLEVPDRVMFGTDVPCHHPAVEIVKVLSSGLNEKALRKVFYENAKELLEL, from the coding sequence ATGGTGGTTGAAATGGTGTTCGAGTATCACTGGACAGTTCCGGAGCTGAACCTTAAAAAGCACAGGAAAATCGACGCCCACGCTCACATCCAGGAGCTTGGAGACCCCTTCAACGTCGGAATAACGGAAAGGGACATGCTAAGGCTGATGGAAGAATACTCAATAGAACTTGCCGTGATATCGGATGTTGACAACGAAAAGATAATGAGGATAGTGAGAGGGAATCCAGACAGATTTATTGGCATATACTGGGCAAATCCAAGGGCCGAAAGTCCGAAAGAAGCTGAGGACAACATTATTAACAGCGGATTCAGGGGAATAAAATTGCACCCCCTCTTGCACATGTTCCGCCCTTCCTCCGTTAGAGTACGGAAAATCGTCGAGATTGCAGGAAAGTTAGGCATTCCGGTTTTCATTCACACAGGCCATGCCCCTACTTCTCTCCCATCCCAAGTAGCCAGACTTGTCAAGGATTTTCCAGACGTAAAATTCGTTTTTGTCCACATGGGACATGGTAACGCATACTACATTCAAGAGGCCATAGACATCGGCAAGGAGCTCGACAATGTCTACCTTGAGACATCTGGTATGCCAATGTCTTCAAAAATTGCCGAGGCCTATTTGGAGGTTCCCGACAGGGTGATGTTCGGTACCGACGTGCCATGCCACCACCCCGCCGTTGAAATCGTGAAAGTGCTGAGTAGTGGACTTAATGAAAAAGCCCTAAGAAAGGTGTTCTACGAAAATGCTAAGGAACTGTTGGAGCTGTAA
- a CDS encoding DUF2118 family protein, producing the protein MRRLPQLFVEASYEECFDEEGKAKVDCIVIQGNVEVRMRKGEKLPAFIDPKEAKFLAKEVYDRFHFYVDQYEHRMRVDAIIVLPDRRTEIRLQKGDELLLLPVEGYVVTLIADVGNRVRTGDAFAAVTTRKGEVHYMKPPKPGVVVYIDEFTNRPNYVYYILPEE; encoded by the coding sequence ATGAGAAGACTTCCACAACTCTTCGTAGAAGCGAGCTACGAGGAGTGCTTCGACGAGGAGGGGAAAGCAAAGGTCGACTGCATAGTTATCCAGGGGAACGTCGAGGTTAGAATGAGGAAGGGCGAGAAGCTACCTGCTTTCATAGACCCGAAGGAGGCCAAGTTCCTTGCCAAGGAGGTTTACGACAGGTTCCACTTTTATGTTGACCAGTACGAGCACCGGATGAGAGTTGATGCCATCATAGTCCTGCCAGATAGAAGGACGGAGATCAGGCTCCAAAAAGGGGACGAGCTCCTTCTCCTCCCAGTAGAGGGATACGTCGTCACGCTTATCGCGGACGTTGGAAACAGGGTGAGGACAGGAGACGCCTTCGCGGCCGTAACGACGAGAAAGGGCGAGGTTCACTACATGAAGCCACCGAAACCGGGAGTCGTTGTATACATAGACGAGTTCACGAACAGGCCCAACTACGTCTACTACATACTGCCTGAGGAGTGA
- the for gene encoding tungsten-containing formaldehyde ferredoxin oxidoreductase has translation MKGWWGRILRIDLTTGKVRVQEYSPNIAQQFIGGRGLAIKILWDEVKGVDPLSPENKLIFAAGPFNGLPTPSGGKMVVAAKSPLTGGYGDGNLGTMATVHLRKAGYDALVVEGKAKKPVYIYIEDDNVSILSAEGLWGRGTFETERKLREIHGKNVGILSIGPAGENLVRYAVVMSQEGRAAGRPGMGAVMGSKNLKAVVIRGTKDIPVADKEELKRLSQEAYQAILNSPGYPFWKRQGTMAAVEWTNENYALPTRNFQDGQFEFARSIDGYTLEGMKVKQRGCPYCNMPCGNVVLDVEGLESELDYENVALLGSNLGIGKLNEVAALNRIADDMGMDTISLGVSIGFVMEAVERGLLKEGPTFGDFKGAKQLALDIAYRRGELGNFAAEGVMRMAQKLGDDSFAMHVKGLEVSGYNSYIYPAMALAYGTSSIGAHHKEAWVIAWEIGTAPIEGEQAKKVEYKITYSPEKPAKVIELQRLRGGLFEMLTACRLPWVEVGLSLDYYPRLLEAITGVKYTWDDLYKAADRVYALIRAYWVREFNGKWDRTMDYPPKRWFIDGLKSGPYKGQHLDREKYDALLSEYYRLRGWDERGIPKKETLKELGLEFVIPELEKVTELH, from the coding sequence ATGAAAGGTTGGTGGGGAAGAATTCTCAGGATCGATCTGACCACCGGCAAGGTCAGGGTTCAGGAATACTCCCCCAACATCGCCCAGCAGTTCATAGGTGGCAGGGGTCTTGCAATCAAGATTCTCTGGGACGAGGTCAAGGGCGTTGATCCGCTTAGTCCGGAGAACAAGCTAATATTCGCTGCCGGACCATTTAACGGCCTGCCTACACCAAGCGGTGGCAAGATGGTAGTCGCAGCGAAGAGCCCGCTCACTGGTGGCTACGGTGACGGGAACCTTGGAACAATGGCTACCGTCCATCTGAGGAAGGCTGGCTACGATGCCCTCGTCGTCGAGGGCAAGGCGAAAAAGCCGGTCTACATATACATTGAGGATGATAACGTGAGCATACTCAGCGCAGAAGGCCTCTGGGGTAGGGGAACCTTCGAGACCGAGAGGAAGCTCAGGGAGATACACGGCAAGAACGTTGGAATACTAAGCATAGGTCCCGCAGGTGAGAACTTAGTTAGGTACGCCGTCGTCATGTCCCAGGAGGGCAGAGCGGCTGGAAGGCCCGGTATGGGTGCCGTAATGGGAAGCAAGAATCTTAAGGCTGTGGTCATAAGGGGAACCAAGGATATACCCGTCGCCGATAAAGAGGAGCTCAAGAGGCTCAGTCAAGAGGCTTATCAGGCCATACTCAACTCGCCCGGCTATCCGTTCTGGAAGAGGCAGGGCACAATGGCCGCGGTGGAATGGACGAATGAGAACTACGCCTTACCAACAAGGAACTTCCAGGACGGTCAGTTCGAGTTTGCCCGCTCCATTGACGGCTACACCCTCGAGGGGATGAAGGTCAAGCAGAGAGGTTGCCCCTACTGTAACATGCCCTGCGGAAACGTTGTCCTTGACGTCGAGGGTCTAGAGAGCGAGCTCGACTATGAGAACGTCGCCCTTCTTGGTTCGAACCTCGGCATAGGGAAGCTCAACGAGGTCGCCGCCCTCAACAGGATTGCCGACGACATGGGCATGGACACTATCTCGCTTGGCGTCTCCATAGGCTTCGTCATGGAGGCCGTCGAGAGGGGTCTGCTTAAGGAAGGGCCGACCTTTGGCGACTTCAAGGGCGCCAAACAACTGGCCCTTGACATAGCCTATCGCAGAGGAGAACTCGGTAACTTCGCGGCCGAGGGGGTCATGAGGATGGCCCAGAAGCTCGGCGATGACAGCTTCGCCATGCACGTTAAGGGCCTCGAGGTCAGTGGATACAACAGCTACATTTATCCCGCGATGGCCCTCGCCTACGGAACCAGCTCCATAGGTGCCCACCATAAGGAGGCCTGGGTCATAGCCTGGGAGATTGGAACGGCCCCAATCGAGGGTGAGCAGGCCAAGAAGGTCGAGTATAAGATAACCTACAGTCCGGAGAAGCCCGCCAAGGTCATAGAGCTCCAGAGGCTCAGGGGCGGTCTCTTCGAGATGCTCACCGCCTGTAGACTGCCATGGGTCGAGGTTGGCCTGAGTCTCGACTACTACCCGAGGCTCCTTGAAGCCATAACCGGCGTCAAGTACACCTGGGACGACCTATATAAAGCTGCGGACAGGGTCTACGCCCTTATCAGGGCCTACTGGGTCAGGGAGTTCAACGGCAAGTGGGACAGAACGATGGACTATCCGCCTAAGAGGTGGTTCATTGATGGTCTCAAGAGCGGACCCTACAAGGGCCAGCACCTCGACAGGGAGAAGTACGATGCTCTGCTCAGCGAGTACTACAGGCTTAGGGGCTGGGACGAGCGTGGAATACCGAAGAAGGAGACCCTCAAGGAGCTCGGCCTCGAATTCGTCATTCCAGAGCTGGAGAAGGTCACGGAGCTCCACTGA
- a CDS encoding M24 family metallopeptidase: MRGDPEVFRKRVERFQELLRENGIDGAVIRTLSSFIYFTGTKWLRPSLLIPAEGEPVVYVVKGEEELFREKSWIENVVEFQRVEDLMAGIVTWIHGNGMTRVGLEFGIERDAYLIFLKIFERLNPTVEIVDILDLTMRLRVIKDEWELENIRRAGKIAIKGMKVAEEVIRPGISELEIAAEVTRELMLNGSENPKVYVSVTPRAHAEPFRDLKVPENGVVTVVIGADWNHYYANMARTFIVGEPGRRVRRAIEVKEEAYRIALEETRVGIPLSAVEKKIVALVRKRGFGDFYLAGYTHGVGLLIEEPPIATIVVPQRAQKVQENMVLAIIHPPLMLPEGAIKREDTYVVKKDKLEPVTA, from the coding sequence ATGAGGGGTGACCCCGAGGTATTTCGAAAACGTGTGGAGCGCTTTCAGGAGCTCCTCAGGGAGAACGGGATTGACGGTGCGGTCATAAGGACACTCTCCAGCTTCATATACTTCACCGGAACCAAGTGGCTCAGGCCGAGCCTCCTCATCCCGGCAGAGGGAGAGCCAGTGGTTTACGTCGTCAAGGGTGAAGAAGAGCTTTTCCGGGAGAAGAGCTGGATCGAAAACGTCGTGGAGTTCCAGCGCGTTGAGGATCTCATGGCGGGTATAGTAACGTGGATACACGGGAACGGAATGACGAGAGTAGGCCTTGAGTTTGGCATCGAAAGGGACGCCTACCTGATATTCCTCAAGATATTCGAGCGCCTCAATCCCACCGTGGAAATAGTTGACATCCTTGACCTCACCATGAGGCTGAGGGTGATAAAGGACGAGTGGGAGCTTGAAAACATCAGGAGGGCCGGGAAAATCGCGATAAAGGGCATGAAGGTCGCTGAAGAAGTCATAAGACCCGGAATCAGCGAACTGGAGATAGCCGCGGAAGTTACTAGGGAGCTCATGCTCAACGGCAGTGAAAACCCGAAGGTCTACGTTTCCGTAACCCCCAGAGCGCATGCAGAACCCTTCCGCGATTTGAAGGTCCCCGAGAACGGCGTCGTTACCGTGGTCATCGGGGCGGACTGGAACCACTACTACGCCAACATGGCGAGAACCTTCATCGTCGGAGAGCCGGGGCGAAGGGTCAGAAGGGCCATCGAAGTCAAGGAAGAGGCATACAGGATTGCGCTTGAGGAGACGAGGGTTGGCATCCCGCTCTCAGCAGTCGAGAAGAAAATAGTGGCCCTTGTCAGGAAAAGGGGGTTCGGCGACTTCTATCTGGCTGGATACACGCACGGTGTCGGTCTTCTCATTGAGGAGCCGCCGATAGCGACAATCGTCGTCCCGCAGAGGGCCCAGAAGGTTCAGGAGAATATGGTCCTGGCCATAATACACCCACCCCTTATGTTGCCTGAGGGGGCGATAAAGAGAGAGGACACATATGTAGTAAAGAAGGACAAGCTAGAGCCAGTGACGGCGTGA
- a CDS encoding cupin domain-containing protein, translating into MKVVRVEEAERVENPHGVDVRKLIDEKSAQIFYITLKPGESLKRHTTPVDAFIYVLKGRGIVEVGDERAEVKKGTAIYLPKGVPHAVSNGGSLDMAFLVIKVV; encoded by the coding sequence ATGAAGGTTGTGAGGGTTGAAGAGGCCGAGAGGGTTGAAAATCCTCACGGAGTGGATGTGAGAAAGCTGATAGATGAGAAAAGTGCCCAGATATTTTACATAACCCTGAAGCCGGGAGAGAGTCTGAAGAGACACACAACGCCAGTTGATGCGTTCATCTACGTCCTTAAGGGCAGGGGCATCGTGGAGGTCGGTGATGAAAGGGCAGAGGTTAAGAAGGGGACTGCCATATACCTACCCAAGGGAGTGCCGCACGCGGTCTCCAACGGAGGGAGCCTCGACATGGCATTCCTCGTTATCAAGGTGGTGTGA
- a CDS encoding DUF438 domain-containing protein: MTELLNNREYKKEQLKKLLLRIHEGEDVNKLKEEFRQVLSGISPLEIPIIEQELVKEGISAKDIAKMCDLHVELFREAVAGTEEVEEKDLPDGHPLKTLYLENKEIMKDAEMLNLYARTLATTKDERMKAEILGVLEEIVGNLRKVGFTHYNREEMLTFPYIERRGLTAIATVLWTKHDEIRFMVKRLAELLRKKDEMPWEEFVERFKEKASEVSFALSDMVFRENNILYPTLKALLSEGEWKAIRMQEDEIGYYKVNPPAWDPGEDVKPLHPWEINPELSVEELLNLPKEVQQALKGRPLEFDKSQLKREGDIDLGTGFLSIEELKAIFEALPVDVTFIDKDDRVRFFSPGERIFTRTLSVLGRPVQLCHPPKSVPIVNKILKAFKEGRKSEATFWLRIGERYVYIKYVPLFDKEGNYLGTLEITMDIEPYRKIKGEKRLLDWRD; encoded by the coding sequence ATGACTGAGTTGCTGAACAATCGCGAATACAAGAAGGAGCAACTGAAGAAGCTCCTCCTTAGAATTCACGAGGGTGAAGATGTCAACAAACTCAAGGAAGAGTTCCGCCAGGTTTTAAGCGGCATTTCGCCCCTTGAGATTCCCATCATAGAGCAGGAGCTCGTTAAGGAAGGAATTTCGGCCAAGGATATAGCCAAGATGTGCGACCTGCACGTCGAGCTGTTCAGGGAAGCGGTTGCTGGGACGGAAGAGGTTGAGGAGAAAGACCTTCCGGACGGGCACCCGCTCAAGACGCTCTACCTCGAAAACAAGGAGATAATGAAGGACGCCGAGATGCTCAACCTCTACGCGAGGACTTTGGCGACTACCAAAGATGAGCGCATGAAAGCTGAAATCCTCGGTGTCCTGGAGGAGATAGTGGGCAACCTCAGAAAGGTCGGCTTCACCCACTACAACAGGGAGGAGATGCTCACCTTCCCCTACATTGAGCGCAGGGGTTTGACTGCCATAGCGACGGTTCTCTGGACGAAGCACGACGAAATCAGGTTCATGGTAAAGAGGCTTGCTGAACTCTTAAGGAAAAAGGATGAGATGCCCTGGGAAGAGTTCGTTGAGCGCTTTAAGGAGAAAGCCAGCGAGGTTTCCTTTGCGCTGAGCGATATGGTCTTCAGGGAGAACAACATACTCTACCCAACGCTCAAAGCGTTGCTAAGCGAGGGCGAGTGGAAGGCAATAAGGATGCAGGAGGATGAGATCGGCTATTACAAGGTCAACCCACCCGCCTGGGATCCCGGTGAGGACGTTAAACCGCTCCATCCATGGGAAATCAACCCTGAACTGAGCGTTGAGGAACTTTTGAACCTTCCAAAGGAAGTTCAGCAGGCCCTGAAAGGCCGTCCTCTGGAGTTTGACAAAAGTCAGCTGAAGCGCGAGGGCGACATCGACCTCGGAACTGGCTTTCTCAGCATCGAGGAACTTAAGGCGATATTTGAGGCCCTTCCGGTTGATGTGACCTTCATCGATAAGGACGACCGCGTTCGCTTTTTCTCTCCGGGCGAGAGAATATTCACTAGAACTCTCTCGGTCCTCGGAAGGCCGGTCCAGCTCTGCCACCCGCCGAAGAGCGTCCCCATCGTAAACAAGATTCTAAAGGCCTTCAAGGAGGGCAGGAAGAGCGAAGCAACCTTCTGGCTCAGGATTGGGGAGAGATACGTTTACATAAAATACGTGCCTCTCTTTGACAAGGAGGGCAACTATCTGGGAACCCTCGAAATAACAATGGACATCGAGCCCTACAGGAAGATTAAGGGAGAGAAGAGACTGCTGGACTGGAGGGACTGA
- a CDS encoding DUF1858 domain-containing protein produces MGETLEVIEDKPFVDMLGRLEEAGYRVELKEVGGAFVLRIMKTEDSMELRMEIRECDDKLDEITEETNVAKLLKAYPESLKILVKYGFSPLRIPR; encoded by the coding sequence GTGGGGGAGACTCTTGAAGTTATAGAAGACAAGCCCTTCGTTGACATGCTGGGGAGACTTGAGGAGGCAGGTTATCGGGTTGAACTGAAAGAAGTTGGCGGGGCATTCGTGCTCAGGATTATGAAGACCGAGGACTCCATGGAGCTTAGGATGGAAATCAGGGAGTGCGACGATAAGCTGGACGAGATAACGGAGGAAACCAACGTGGCCAAACTCCTGAAGGCCTATCCCGAATCTCTGAAGATACTTGTGAAGTACGGATTCTCCCCCTTGAGAATCCCGAGATGA
- the hcp gene encoding hydroxylamine reductase produces the protein MLCNQCSMSLKGGCTVRGVCGKDPDLNSLQEALLYGIKGTAAYYYHALEVGYDDPRIGHFLAEALYSTLTNVNFDKNRFLELILETGRIHLEAMKLLDKAYVETFGRPEPVEVPTGTAEGHGILVTGHSYKALYELLRQIEEMGLDEEIKVYTHAEMFPAHAYPELRKFKALYGNWGGSWLYQRREFAEFPGVILGTSNCVQQPTKAYADRIFTVGIAGLEGVPHIRDYDFEPLIKRALETPKMERREGGKLLTGFHHTNVLAMKDKLIELIQEGKIRHIFVVGGCDTPSPKMSYYERLTALIPRDALILSAACGKFRYNARDYGTIEGIPRFLDFGQCNNVYSIIEIALTLAKELGTDVNSLPVSIVLSWMEQKAIAILYSLLYLGIKGIYIGPKSPEFLTPNVFEILKRQFDLRLIGDPEKDLRDMLSKGISVEESSPLAEELG, from the coding sequence ATGCTGTGCAACCAGTGTTCGATGAGCTTGAAGGGAGGATGTACCGTCAGGGGCGTGTGCGGAAAGGATCCAGATCTGAACTCGCTTCAGGAGGCCCTGCTCTACGGGATAAAAGGAACGGCCGCCTACTACTACCACGCCCTTGAGGTCGGCTACGACGACCCGAGGATAGGCCACTTTTTAGCTGAGGCCCTCTACTCGACGCTGACCAACGTCAACTTCGACAAGAACCGCTTCCTTGAGTTGATACTTGAAACCGGGAGAATTCACCTTGAGGCTATGAAGCTCCTCGATAAGGCCTACGTTGAGACCTTTGGAAGGCCCGAGCCGGTTGAAGTCCCAACCGGAACCGCGGAGGGGCATGGCATCCTCGTCACCGGCCACAGCTACAAAGCCCTTTACGAGCTTCTCAGGCAGATCGAGGAGATGGGCCTCGATGAGGAGATAAAGGTCTACACACACGCCGAGATGTTCCCGGCCCACGCGTATCCAGAGCTTAGGAAGTTCAAGGCCCTCTACGGCAACTGGGGTGGCAGCTGGCTCTACCAGAGGAGAGAGTTCGCGGAGTTTCCAGGCGTCATTCTGGGCACAAGCAACTGTGTCCAGCAGCCAACCAAGGCTTACGCCGACAGAATCTTCACCGTTGGGATAGCGGGCCTTGAAGGTGTGCCGCACATAAGGGACTACGACTTCGAGCCACTGATAAAGAGGGCTCTGGAGACGCCTAAGATGGAGCGCAGGGAGGGCGGAAAGCTTCTCACGGGCTTCCACCACACCAACGTTTTGGCGATGAAGGACAAACTGATAGAGCTAATCCAGGAGGGCAAGATAAGGCATATCTTTGTCGTCGGCGGCTGTGACACGCCAAGTCCAAAGATGAGCTACTACGAGAGACTCACCGCACTGATTCCAAGGGATGCACTGATACTCTCTGCAGCATGTGGCAAGTTCCGCTACAACGCGAGGGACTACGGCACCATCGAGGGAATCCCGCGCTTCCTCGACTTCGGCCAGTGCAACAACGTTTATTCCATAATCGAGATTGCCCTTACGCTGGCAAAAGAGCTTGGCACCGATGTGAACTCTTTGCCTGTCAGCATAGTCCTGAGCTGGATGGAGCAGAAGGCCATAGCGATACTCTACTCGCTCCTCTATCTAGGGATTAAGGGCATTTACATCGGTCCTAAGTCACCGGAGTTCCTGACTCCTAATGTGTTTGAGATCCTCAAGAGGCAGTTTGACCTAAGGCTCATTGGTGATCCTGAGAAGGATCTAAGGGATATGCTAAGCAAGGGAATAAGCGTGGAGGAGAGTTCACCCCTCGCGGAGGAGCTGGGTTAA
- a CDS encoding transcriptional regulator: MRTNAFEIVARYVYPSLRRRLVEILREKGLKQTEIAGLLHITQSAVSRYLKMDRGALIDVTKFPDIDEKLKVLADEIISRRPSEYEIHLGLVQVSLEMLGRGYVCSFHSKIDPELDPMKCRICLELFENLAF; encoded by the coding sequence ATGAGAACCAACGCCTTTGAGATTGTGGCTCGCTACGTTTATCCATCGCTTAGAAGGAGACTCGTGGAGATACTCCGTGAGAAAGGCCTTAAACAGACGGAGATAGCAGGGTTGCTCCATATAACCCAGTCAGCAGTCTCCCGATACCTGAAGATGGATCGGGGTGCCCTTATAGACGTGACAAAATTCCCCGACATCGATGAGAAGCTTAAGGTGCTAGCTGATGAGATAATCTCCAGAAGGCCAAGCGAGTACGAGATCCACTTGGGGCTTGTTCAGGTGTCCCTGGAAATGCTCGGCAGGGGCTACGTATGCTCCTTCCACTCAAAGATAGATCCCGAGCTTGATCCCATGAAGTGTCGCATCTGTCTGGAGCTCTTCGAGAATTTAGCCTTTTAA
- a CDS encoding oxygen-binding di-iron domain-containing protein, which produces MIRNMNSYPLYDDGEHKVYWLGIEEAEDEKGILTNQYLVIDGNEAALIEPGGFFVFSRVLKNVSSLIPPAQIKYLLYSHQDPDVVAGLNLWFEYAPLAKIVISELWVRFIPHLAVLNGGRVIGIPDKGMDIKLGSSVIRAIPSHYLHSPGNFSFYDEKSGVLFSSDIGAAAFPQGEWYLFVEDFKSHTKLMEGFHRRYMGSTKALRAWVRSVRKLNPKAIAPQHGAIFRDKNVGKFLDWLESLEVGIEVFEKEFYDE; this is translated from the coding sequence ATGATAAGGAACATGAACAGCTATCCTCTCTACGATGATGGGGAGCATAAGGTTTACTGGCTCGGTATTGAGGAGGCCGAGGACGAAAAGGGCATCTTAACCAACCAGTACCTTGTGATTGACGGAAACGAGGCCGCTTTAATAGAGCCCGGTGGGTTCTTCGTCTTTTCACGCGTTCTCAAAAACGTTTCCTCACTGATTCCACCTGCACAGATTAAGTACCTCCTATATTCTCATCAAGACCCGGATGTTGTCGCCGGCTTGAACCTCTGGTTTGAATACGCACCCCTTGCAAAGATTGTCATCTCGGAGCTGTGGGTCCGCTTTATACCTCATTTAGCGGTCCTAAATGGGGGTAGGGTTATAGGAATCCCCGACAAGGGAATGGACATCAAGCTCGGCAGCTCGGTGATAAGGGCAATCCCAAGCCATTACCTTCACAGCCCAGGGAATTTCAGTTTTTACGACGAGAAGAGCGGTGTTCTATTCAGCTCTGACATAGGCGCGGCGGCCTTTCCTCAAGGCGAGTGGTACCTCTTTGTGGAGGATTTCAAAAGCCATACAAAGCTCATGGAAGGATTCCACAGACGTTATATGGGTTCCACCAAGGCGTTAAGGGCGTGGGTTCGCTCGGTCAGAAAGTTGAATCCAAAGGCCATAGCTCCACAACATGGGGCAATATTCAGGGACAAGAACGTTGGCAAATTTCTCGACTGGCTCGAAAGCCTGGAAGTTGGAATAGAAGTCTTTGAGAAAGAATTCTACGACGAGTAA